Genomic window (Polaribacter batillariae):
TCTGAAACTAAATTATTGGAACCATAGTTAACCACAACTCTAGAAGAAGCATCTCTTTGAGAACCTTCTGTAACCAATACCCAAGAAGACCCATTCCATTCTTCCGATAATAAACCTGTAATTTTATTATTAGTATATGTGAAAGTGTTTCTGTATTTGTTTACCCAAACGTTGTTTATTTTTTCTTGATCTATGGATTCTATAATTTGATTATTACTATTATAAGTATAGTTTGTTCTAAAACCATCTTCAGGATTACCTGAAGAATCTACACCTTCATAAGTATCTGTAATAATTTTATTTTGATTGTTGTAGGTATAAGTTTCTCTACCATTTAAATCCCATGTAGCATTTATACTGTTCCAGCTAAAATAAGCTTCTTCAGTCAAATTGTTATTAGCATCATATATATAAGTTAATCTGCTATTGTTTACCCAATTTACACCATCATAATATTGGTTTACATTAGATGTTAATTTGTCTTGCCCTATAATTGAAACAGTAAAGCATACAAAAAGTAAAAAAGTAATTTTTCTCATAATAAAAAGGTATTTAAGTTATACAACAAAGGTATTTAACACCTTAAGACATTCTATACCTACTAATAGGTATATTTTAAAGAAAAACTGTCTTTAAATAATTGTTAAACAGCAATCAAATTTTTACATTTGCGAGGTTAATAATTAAAATTTCACAAGAAATGGGTAGAGCATTTGAGTTTCGAAAAGCAAGAAAAATGAAACGTTGGTCTGCAATGGCTAAAACATTTACCAGAATTGGTAAAGACATTGTGATGGCAGTAAAAGAAGGAGGTCCTAACCCAGAAACAAACTCACGTTTAAGAGCTGTTATACAAAATGCGAAGGCTGCCAATATGCCTAAAGACAACGTAGAACGTGCCATAAAAAAAGCAACCGATAAAGATACTGCAAACTATAAAGAAGTTCTTTTTGAAGGCTATGCACCTCATGGAGTTGCCATTCTTTTAGAAACGGCCACAGACAATAACAATAGAACTGTTGCCAATGTTAGAGCTGCTTTTAATAAGTGCGATGGAAACTTAGGAACTTCTGGTTCTGTCGTTTTTATGTTCGACCATACCTGTAATTTTACCTTAAAAAAAGAAGATATTACTATGGATATGGAAGAATTAGAATTAGAATTAATAGATTTTGAAGTTGAAGAAGTTTTCGACGACGAAGAAGGTGTTATTATTTATGCCCCTTTCGAACAATTTGGTGCTTTACAATCTTATTTTGAAAACAATAACATCGAAATTCTTTCTTCTGGCTTCGAGAGAATTCCAACAACAACAGTAAAATTGAATGAAGAACAACAAGCAGATGTAGAAAAATTGTTAGAAAAATTAGAAGAAGATGACGATGTACAAAATGTGTATCACAGTATGGAAAACTCCTAGCAAACAAAAGGATTAGAGTTTATAAGCCAATAAAACAAAAGTCGTGATTTAAGTCACGACTTTTTCTTTTTTGAATTTTTACAGGTATATATTCTATCCCCCAATATAATATAATACTAGTCATTCAAAATGTACCTCAAATATAGTTTTTATAAATCATAATAAAAAACAAAAAGTTTGCAAGTTACAATTTAGCCAGAATAGGTAACAAAATTACGTGGTGTTTCGTACAACGTAATTTCTAATTCTAAATCTTTAGGCAATAGTTTTCTTAATTTATTATAAATAACAACAGAAATATTCTCTGCAGTAGGGTTTAAATCTTTAAACTCAGGAACTTCTACATTTAAATTTTTATGGTCAAAAGCATCTTCAATTTCCAATTTTATATAATCTTTTAAAACTCC
Coding sequences:
- a CDS encoding YebC/PmpR family DNA-binding transcriptional regulator yields the protein MGRAFEFRKARKMKRWSAMAKTFTRIGKDIVMAVKEGGPNPETNSRLRAVIQNAKAANMPKDNVERAIKKATDKDTANYKEVLFEGYAPHGVAILLETATDNNNRTVANVRAAFNKCDGNLGTSGSVVFMFDHTCNFTLKKEDITMDMEELELELIDFEVEEVFDDEEGVIIYAPFEQFGALQSYFENNNIEILSSGFERIPTTTVKLNEEQQADVEKLLEKLEEDDDVQNVYHSMENS
- a CDS encoding 6-pyruvoyl trahydropterin synthase family protein; amino-acid sequence: MPRVTVHRKAHFNAAHRLYRKDWSDEKNFKIFNKCSNPNFHGHNYELIVSLTGEIDKKTGYVFDLGVLKDYIKLEIEDAFDHKNLNVEVPEFKDLNPTAENISVVIYNKLRKLLPKDLELEITLYETPRNFVTYSG